The sequence below is a genomic window from Methanocalculus natronophilus.
ATACAGACTAAAGAATCGAAGGTATGACAGCAATCGATAACAGGTTCAGGCTTCTTGGGTATATCGCCATCACAAGGGAAGCAACAGTATATGATATTTCGAAGGTGTTGAGCCTCGATTCGGCATATGTCCACCGAATGGTCAAAAAACTGGTGGATGAAGGCCTTCTGATCAGGTGTGATCCCATCCGGAACGAGAAGGGTGCACCCACAAAGCCGATCCGCCTGACACTGCATGGATTGCAGGAGATTTTTTGCCATGCTCTCTCAGCTGCCAGGAAGAGCAAAAACCCCTATCATACAGATACGACCGGGGAACTCCGGGTTGGGACAAGAACGATCCGATCCATGATCGCCCATAACCAGGATCTCCATCCCGCCCTGCATGCATATCTCTGTCTCTTTGATACCTGTGCAGAAGAGTTCTTTCAACCCGAACCTGAGCAGGAGGAGGCATATCAGAACGTCCGCTGGGTATCCACCCTGACGATGATGATCGAGGCACTGGTTACTGCCCTGCCACCAGGAACGCACAGCCAGTTTGGTTCAGCAGCCCTGGACAATGGGGGATTGGGGCATCCATCAGAGAGGAAATCGGGGGATGCCACCACAGGCAGGGAGACAGGCAGGGACACAGAGACGAGCACCATGACCGATTTCGATGCAGATTCGTTTGGAGCAGATCTCTTTCTGGAGATGGAGAGGGTGGTATTGGCAATCTCCAGACATGCAGAATCAGAAGGAAGAGGAACCCATATCCTTCAGTACTTCTCAGATGAGATCCTCCCTCTCTGCAAGCCATTTGAAGACGCAATTACTGCCAGGATCATGGAATATGAAAAACGGGCTGCACATCTCCAGCAGATCCGCCATCAGCTTGCACTCATTGACGCCGGTTCATTTGAATGCAGTGGGAAGACCACCAGCCATGAGATGTCTGCCCAGGCAAAACGCTCATGATGCCGCTCTTTTCCAAAATAAAGATCTATTCATCTTCATTCTTCTCATAGTGTTTCCTCAGAAACTTCCTGACCAGCTCTGATTCAAGCAATCCCTGATCAAGCTGGTCGATGATGGCATCAATCCTCTTCACCTCTTCGATGACCCGCTCCATCTCCTTTCCCCCGCGAGAAAAAAAATTGAGAACCCACAGAAAATGTGCCGGTCAGCAGATTAAATCCAACACCAGACCGCGGTAGGAAGCAGGCATCCCCTGATGGTGATTGTTGGGATACGTCATGGTCATTTTCATGGAGCCAGAAACCTTATGATGCCGGGGCGAGATAGGAAAGCAGCCATGCCAACAGATAGCATGGCGACAGGAGGCGAGACCATGAAACGGATACTACTATCCCTCATACTCATCGGCCTTGCCGTGATCTCGTGTGGAGCAGCACTCGAGGTTGATGCACTGGCTGATGAGTACAATACAGGAGATACCTTTGAGATCTCCGGAACCACCAATCTTGCTGCAGGAAACGAACTGATCGTGACAGTTGTATCGCTCTCTTTTGCACCGACAGTAAAGGAGACGCCTGCAGGTTTTACCGGGACAGCCGGAAAAACGACAGTCGTTGAAGGAGTGGAGGAGAATACCTGGTCATTTACCGTTGATACAACCGACTTTATCCCGGATGACTATATGGTAACGGTTGAAGCAATCGAGCCGGATATTGCTGCACACACTACCTTCACCCTGCTTGAGGCACCACCACCCACCCCTGAGCCGACACCTGAACCGACACCGGAGCCGACACCAACACCTGAACCTGAGCCTGAACCACCAGTGACTCCTGGTTTTGGGGTTTTCGCTGCAGCAGCCGGGATTGCGTTTGCACTGATGGCAATCAGGAGACAGTAAAAAAGCCGCTTTGAGAGAGGATTCATCCAAGGATCGCTATGACACCTGCACCGGCAACCATGATAATCGCGCCAGTAATCCTGCCCAGTCCCGATTGCTCCCCAAAGAAAAGTATCCCAAAGACGACAGAGAAGACGATGGCAAGTCGCTTGATACTGATCACATACGGAACAATCGCATGGGTATAGGCGAGGTTTATCATCACAATCTCAAGAGCCAGGATGAGGCCGACAAGAGGATACGCAAGCATGAGCAGAGAGGGTGAAGAACAAAAAACAGATCCCTTCACCCCCTTTCTCCGATTGTCAAAAATAGTGAGAGCCAGAAAGGCTGTCGCAAGAAGGGTGAAGACTATCATTGAGCCAAAGAATGGATCAGAGTTTTCCACCACCTGTTTATCGAAGTTGACAGATATCGAGAAGAGAAACGCAACCGCAAGCATCGACTGGACACCGCGATCATGCCTGAGCCTCTGAAAGGGCGTGGCAAGTGTTGCACAGCGGTTTTCACCGGGATCAAGATGGAGAATATAGGCTCCAGACGCCACGAGCAGCATCCCGACAGCCCCGCCTGTTGTTGGGATCTCACCCAGGATCAGAAAGGACGTCACAAGCAGAAAAACAGGTGTGAAGGCAAGCATCGGGATACAGAGTGAGAGATCGCTTCTGGTGAGAGCCCGGTACAGCAGGATTGTCGCAAGGATATTAATCATGACCGTGCCCGAGATGGCAGGGAAGAGGCCGGGCCCAAGCGGGGGAATCCCCAGTGCCAGAATCACAATACCAAGAAAAAACGATGCAGCAAGAAACGAAAAACCTGCAAGCGGGTACAGCCGCTCCTCTGTAAGCAGGCGTTTGACCATTCCTGCGTATACTGCCTGGGATACAGCCCCGCCAAGAGCAAACAGAAACCAGAGCATCGCACACCCCGGATAGAGAGGGGATGTACTGCCGTACCAATTGAATGCATTGGTTCTACCAGGGGAGCATGCCTTGAGAGCGGAGAAAGAGCAGCATCAGGCATACAGCAGAAAGGGTGTATCCAGCCGGATAAAACCCGCTGATCCTCAAAAAAAAGCAGGATATCAGGTCAGGCGTACGCAACGAGCCTGATACCCATCTTCTTCTCGATCTCCTGGATCTGCATGAGATCGGCTTCAGATAGCGGTGCAACCGGGGTCGGCTTCTCATGAGCCAGAAGAACAACACCAAGCTCATCCTCAAGGTGTGCAATCCGTGAGATGGCTGCTGGTTCCAGGTGGGCATATGCTGTACATACCATACTATCACCATCCCCTACTAGTGTCATGACAAATATATACTTAACTATAAATTTAATTTTACCTATAGAAAATTCCCTGATGTACATGAGCAGGCTCCAACTGATTTCCCAGGAAACGGGGACGCAACAGAGCAGATCCTGATTCATTTGTTTCACTTTTTTTGAAAAAAAAGCCACAATAACCCTTTAGAAAGCCAGACGAGATGAAAGCCGTGTATCTGCACCCCATCCACCCTCTTTTTTTTGGATCTGCTGATGGACAGGCTTATAAAACAAGAGGTGTAATCAGGCAGCTATCCAATGGCAATCCAGTTTTCAATCCTGACCCCTCTCCTGTTCATGTTGTCTCTTTTATTTGTGAGCATCGGATTTCTACTCCGCAATACCTGGGACAGGGAGCTGAAGCTGCCTATCACCCTCTTCTTCGTATTTGCTGCCATCTGGTGTGCGGGAGACGCAGTATTCTACATATTTACTGACGCAGAATTCCAGCTTGCCGCAACAACCATATCCTTCATCGGGATTGCCTTAATTCCCGTTGCATTGTTTCTGATAGCCTTTGCATACGCCGGTATGGGCCCGTTCTTTACCCTGAGAAAAAAACTTGCACTCTTCATTATTCCAGGTATAACCATCATGCTGGTTGCAACAAACAGTCTCCATTATCTCTTTTACTCCGGAGTAACCAGGCAGTATCTGTTTGGCACTGTCATCTGGGAAGTCTCATATGGACCACTCTACCCAATCCACATCATCTATTCATTCTTCCTGGTTGCAACCTCAATTGGTATCCTCCTCTACACCTACACAAACAGCAGTGGTCTTATCCGGCGCCAGATATCCTGGCTTTTTCTTGGAATACTCGTTCCTCTCACAATCAATATACTCCATATCCTCCGGATCGATCCCCATCCGGGCCTGGACTGGACACCGTTTGCCCTTATCTTCACAGCAGGCATTCTTGTCAGCGGCCATGCCCGTATCAGGCTCTTCTCTATTGTCCCCCTTGCACGCGACAGGATCATCGAATCTATGGAAGATGGGATTATCGTCCTTGATCGGGATTATCGGATCATTGACATGAACAAATCCGCCACACTGACAGTTGGCGAGACATTCAGGGACGTGGAAGGGACTGATGGAACAGCCATCCTCAACCGGTGGGGATCCCCTGACCCAAAAAAGCAATCCGTGCTGGTTCACCGAAAAATCGACAACAGGACATTTGAGGTGCGTTCCCACCGGCTCAGGGATAAAATCGGTAATGAATACGGGGTAATCATCTTTATTCGGGATATAACAGAGGTATACCGGGCACGGAAAAGCCTTGAGGAGGCAAACAAAAAACTCAACCTCCTCTCCTCAATCACCCGGCACGATATCCTGAACCAGATTACTGCAATTCTTGGGTATGGATCGTTAATCCGGGAAGAACTCCCCGATGATCCCGAGATACAGAACTACATGAGCAGACTCAATGCTGCGGTCAGGACGATACAGCGCCAGATCTCATTCACCGCAGACTATGAAAACCTCGGTATGGCTGATCCGGTCTGGCAGCATGCAGAGACGGTCATCCACCGTGCCATGCAGGAGACAGATACCGGATCCATTCCAATAGAGGTGAAGACAGGTAATCTTGAGATCTATTCCGATCCCCTCTTCTTCAAGGTCTTTGCAAACCTTTTTCAGAACACCATCCACCATGCAGAGGGAGCAGCAAAGATCACCATCTGGTTTGAAAAACGTGGAGACGACGGCGTGCTGGTTGTCGAAGATGACGGTATCGGCATCCCTGAGAATATGAAAGAGAGGATATTCACCCATATCCGTGGAAGCAAGATGGGGCTTGGCCTCTTTCTCATTCGCGAGATCCTCTCGATCACAGGCATGGGCATTCAGGAGACGGGCACCTATGGAGAAGGTGCCCGTTTTGAGATTTTTATTCCTGAAGATACATTCCGGAATGCACCAGAGAAGACTGGCTTTTAGCAGTTCAGGAAGCAATCTCAGCTGATGCGTGTGGATCAAAGGGATTTGTCCGCACAGAGAGCGAGAAGAGGTACGGGTAGTGATTTTTCAGGTACTCCATGTAGTCGAGCCACCCGATAAGCAGGTGAAGAACCACCCGTTCACAATCCCGGGAAAGATGCATAAGGTCAGGTTCAGAGAGATCCCTCAGATCCCGCCGTGCCGAGAGTTCATCTCCAAAATGGGAGAGCGCGGTAATCATCTCTGCAAACGGTTCGTCTTCGAAGAGCATCGGGTGCTGGAGGAGCTGGATCATCACTCCCCGCTTCCGTGAGAGAAACTGTTCCAAAGCCACCAGATCTATCTTCCCGAGTTCACAGCGGCACTCCATCCCAAGAAGACTCTTTCGGGCTGCTCCAAACCGTCTCGCATCCCAGTCATCCCCGATGAGGAGATCATCTCTGCCTGACAGAACAGACGGAACAGCGTCTTTCAGCCGGTATATACAGGGAACACCAAGCTCAGAGAAGAAGACGCCGATCAGCATCCCGATTTTTTTCTTCCTGGCCTGCTGGTTGCTCCGTGAGACCGTCATGTCTATGATATAGGCAATGACGGTAAGAAACGTGCCGACACCGGCAAGGATCAACAGAAGGACAAGGGTGCGGCCGGCATCGGTCTTTGGAACAATATCGCCATACCCGACTGTTGCGATAGTCACGATGATGAAATATACCGCCTCAAAGAGCGAGAGACCCTCAAGTGCCGCAAGGCCAAGAGATCCGACGAGGAAGACCAGGAGAAGAATCCCAAGGTAGAGACGAAAACGCTGATCATCAGTTCCCATAGAGACAGATGAGTGGTATGATACCAATCAGATAAGAAAGGATCCCTCCCAACCGGGATCGGTCACATCCATACCAGAGGAGTTATTATCATTCTGGATGAATATATACTGATGAAGCTGCCGATCCCTCCAATGGGCGTCAGAACAAAAATATTACTTGCATTTCTTGCAATATCAGTAATTTCACTTCTCATCGCAGCCGGAATAGCATCTTCTGTGATTACCACACTCGGAACAACAGCGATAAAGGAGAGTGAAAGTCTCGGCAGGCAGGCAGTCGGGGACAGTACCTCGGCTCTGATCGAAGATGCAGAAGACTATATCCTGAGGGCAGCACTTGACCAGGCAGAACAGATCTCGTTGTATTTTGAGGATACTGAGAAAGCCATCATGACAATGGCAGTATATGGAAGCGGGATCTTTGATCTCCCCCCAATCCATACTGCAACGCAGTCAGGCGAGATTATCACACCGGGCAGCAGCCCAACACCAGAAGAACGCCTCTGGCTCATGCAGATGGAACGGATCATGATACCTGTTGCCACAACCCATCCTGACATAACCTGGTGCTATATCGGAACAGAGACTGGAATCGTCAGGATCTTCCCAAAAGCTGATCTCCCGGAGTCATTTGATCCCAGAACCCGTGATTGGTACCGGAACGCACGTTTGAGCGAGCAGGTCGTCTGGTCACGCCCCTATATCGATGCGGGCGGTGAAGGCCTCACGGTCACGGGATCGTATTTGATCCAGGATATCGATTATACGTGGGTGCTTGGAGCTGATGTCACCATAGAGACCATTAACCAGATGATCATCGAAACCACAATCAGCGGTGACGGATACGCGATGCTCATTGATGCAGACGGCCACGTCATCAGCAGGCCTGGTCTGGATGCAGGCGATCGGCTCTGGGACGAGTCATTCACCACCGAGAATCTGCTGGAGTCAGCAAACCGTGAACTCAGGGCAGTTGTCCTGAAGATGGTGGATGGACAATCCGGGATCAGCAGAATATCGCTTGACCAGAATGAGGTATTTATCGCCTATGCCCCTGTCCGGAGCACCGGGTGGAGCATTGCTGTTGTGATGCCGGTTGAGACGGTCATCGCACCGGCTCTCCAGACAGGAGAGAGGCTTGAGGAGCAGACAGCAAAAACGGCTTCCAAGATCGACAGCCAGATCACCAGAACACGACATCTCTTCATCGTTACCATGGTGGTTCTGATCGGATCTGCCATCATCGGCTCAGCCCTCTTCTCCCAGGCGATCACCCGGCCGCTCAAGCGGCTGAGTGAAGGAGCAGAAGCTATCGGGAGTGGAGACCTGGCATACCGGGTCGATTGCGGGACACGTGATGAGTTTGCCGACCTGGCATCAAATTTCAACCAGATGGCAGAGGATCTGCATACTATGATGGAGGACCTCAAGAGAACGACTGCTGAGAGGGAACGCCTCTCACGGGAGCTTGAGATTGCCCGGAGCATCCAGGAGAGTTTCCTCCCTGACCGGGCACCCATCATCAAGGGCTTTGATCTCGCTGCAAGAAGTGTCCCTGCCCTCTTTGTCGGGGGAGACTTCTACGACTTCATTCCAATTGATGAGGGTCGCTACGGTCTTGTGATCGCAGATGTCTCAGGAAAAGGAGTCTCTGCTGCCCTCTTCATGGCGCTCTCAAGAACCCTTGTCCGGGCAAGTACCGCAGATGAGCCTTCACCCGCTGTTGCAATAGCCCAGGCAAACAGGCTCATCTACGAGGATTCACGGACAAGCATGTTTGTCACGCTCTTCTACGCCATCCTTGATGCACACAAGAGAACACTGACATACGTGAATGCCGGTCATAACCCCCCGATTTTCCTGCGTGGCGATGATCATTCGATCACCCTCCTGAAGGCTGAGGGAATAGCCCTTGGTGTCATGGAGGAGATCGAGCTTCAGACAATCGAGATTCCGCTCCATGAAGGAGATCTCCTCATTCTCTACACCGACGGCGTTACAGAGGCAGAAGACAAAAACCAGGAGCTCTACGGGGAGGAGCGGCTTGAGAAGGTGATGATGGAGATCCAGGGAAGAACCGCATCAGGGATTATTGATGCTGTTATGGAGGATATTGCAGCATTTGTCGGCGATGCACCCCAGTCAGATGATATCACGCTTCTGGTGATGAAAGCAGAAACAAAGACAGACCAGTTGGAGGAGTGAGATGCACGAAACCTGGCTCTGCCCCTACTGTGAAAACACCTTCATTCCGCAGGTGCGATGCGCCACATGCGGTCCGGGGCCGGAGTTTGCAACCTGTCCCCGGTGTGAGGCAACACTTCGAAGGCCAGTAAGAATGGTCTTCTTCTCAGGAATGGATGAAGAATAAAAGTTATTGGAAATGTATTGTTTCATACAGGAAAAATATTTTTTATTGAGTAGTTGTGACTGCTTCAGCTGGTTTTTGAGAAGTAATCCTGCAGGGTTGCTTCGAGTTCCTTGAAAGATACCGGCTTCTGGAGAATGAGCACAATATCATCCTTATATGGAGCAATCTCCTCGTCCCGTATATATTTGGCAGTAAAAAGCATTACAGGCACTCCGTCAAGCCCGGCTTTCTTTAATTCATCGAGAACCTGCCACCCGTCGATCGGGGTCATCATCAGGTCAAGAAGGATGAGATCCGGCATCTTCTCCTGAATAGCAGAGAGTGCATCCCAGCCATTGTTTATCGTGATTGCTTCATAGCCAATCTTCTTTAAGAGCAGACCCATCACGGTAAGATTGGGGATGTCATCATCAACCACCATCACAGTCTTCGTCATAGTTGTATCACCATGGGAAGTCTTACCGTAAAAATACTCCCATCTCCAACCCTGCTCTCAAGCGTTATCCCGCCACCATGAAGCCGCACATACCTATCAGCAATAGAGAGGCCGATGCCCAGCCGATCATACGTCCGGCTGAGTTGTTCTGAATCTGTGATATAGAAAGGTGCGAAAATTTTGCACTTTTCGATCTCATCAATGCCATATCCATTATCTGCAACATGGATGAAATGGTTTTCACTATCAGATGTATAGCCAAGCGAGATTGTTCGTGGGGGATCACTAAACCGCACAGCATTGGATAACAGGCTATGGAAGACCTGGTAGAGGAGAGCCGGATCACCATTGATTGTGAGCGTCTCCGGCAGATCATTGGAGACCATGGCCAGTTGACGGCACCCATGATCCGCCAGAAGTTCCTCAATAAGGGAGTATATCGAGACCTCCTTGAGATTGGGAGAGAGTGATGCCGAATCAGCGATCGATAGATCGATCATCCGGTCGATGATCCGGCGTTCCTGTTCAAGATTGTTCTGGCAGCTCCAAAGCAGCTGAACCACTTCACC
It includes:
- a CDS encoding histidine kinase N-terminal 7TM domain-containing protein; amino-acid sequence: MLSLLFVSIGFLLRNTWDRELKLPITLFFVFAAIWCAGDAVFYIFTDAEFQLAATTISFIGIALIPVALFLIAFAYAGMGPFFTLRKKLALFIIPGITIMLVATNSLHYLFYSGVTRQYLFGTVIWEVSYGPLYPIHIIYSFFLVATSIGILLYTYTNSSGLIRRQISWLFLGILVPLTINILHILRIDPHPGLDWTPFALIFTAGILVSGHARIRLFSIVPLARDRIIESMEDGIIVLDRDYRIIDMNKSATLTVGETFRDVEGTDGTAILNRWGSPDPKKQSVLVHRKIDNRTFEVRSHRLRDKIGNEYGVIIFIRDITEVYRARKSLEEANKKLNLLSSITRHDILNQITAILGYGSLIREELPDDPEIQNYMSRLNAAVRTIQRQISFTADYENLGMADPVWQHAETVIHRAMQETDTGSIPIEVKTGNLEIYSDPLFFKVFANLFQNTIHHAEGAAKITIWFEKRGDDGVLVVEDDGIGIPENMKERIFTHIRGSKMGLGLFLIREILSITGMGIQETGTYGEGARFEIFIPEDTFRNAPEKTGF
- a CDS encoding MarR family transcriptional regulator: MTAIDNRFRLLGYIAITREATVYDISKVLSLDSAYVHRMVKKLVDEGLLIRCDPIRNEKGAPTKPIRLTLHGLQEIFCHALSAARKSKNPYHTDTTGELRVGTRTIRSMIAHNQDLHPALHAYLCLFDTCAEEFFQPEPEQEEAYQNVRWVSTLTMMIEALVTALPPGTHSQFGSAALDNGGLGHPSERKSGDATTGRETGRDTETSTMTDFDADSFGADLFLEMERVVLAISRHAESEGRGTHILQYFSDEILPLCKPFEDAITARIMEYEKRAAHLQQIRHQLALIDAGSFECSGKTTSHEMSAQAKRS
- a CDS encoding EamA family transporter; its protein translation is MLWFLFALGGAVSQAVYAGMVKRLLTEERLYPLAGFSFLAASFFLGIVILALGIPPLGPGLFPAISGTVMINILATILLYRALTRSDLSLCIPMLAFTPVFLLVTSFLILGEIPTTGGAVGMLLVASGAYILHLDPGENRCATLATPFQRLRHDRGVQSMLAVAFLFSISVNFDKQVVENSDPFFGSMIVFTLLATAFLALTIFDNRRKGVKGSVFCSSPSLLMLAYPLVGLILALEIVMINLAYTHAIVPYVISIKRLAIVFSVVFGILFFGEQSGLGRITGAIIMVAGAGVIAILG
- a CDS encoding SpoIIE family protein phosphatase, giving the protein MKLPIPPMGVRTKILLAFLAISVISLLIAAGIASSVITTLGTTAIKESESLGRQAVGDSTSALIEDAEDYILRAALDQAEQISLYFEDTEKAIMTMAVYGSGIFDLPPIHTATQSGEIITPGSSPTPEERLWLMQMERIMIPVATTHPDITWCYIGTETGIVRIFPKADLPESFDPRTRDWYRNARLSEQVVWSRPYIDAGGEGLTVTGSYLIQDIDYTWVLGADVTIETINQMIIETTISGDGYAMLIDADGHVISRPGLDAGDRLWDESFTTENLLESANRELRAVVLKMVDGQSGISRISLDQNEVFIAYAPVRSTGWSIAVVMPVETVIAPALQTGERLEEQTAKTASKIDSQITRTRHLFIVTMVVLIGSAIIGSALFSQAITRPLKRLSEGAEAIGSGDLAYRVDCGTRDEFADLASNFNQMAEDLHTMMEDLKRTTAERERLSRELEIARSIQESFLPDRAPIIKGFDLAARSVPALFVGGDFYDFIPIDEGRYGLVIADVSGKGVSAALFMALSRTLVRASTADEPSPAVAIAQANRLIYEDSRTSMFVTLFYAILDAHKRTLTYVNAGHNPPIFLRGDDHSITLLKAEGIALGVMEEIELQTIEIPLHEGDLLILYTDGVTEAEDKNQELYGEERLEKVMMEIQGRTASGIIDAVMEDIAAFVGDAPQSDDITLLVMKAETKTDQLEE
- a CDS encoding response regulator — protein: MTKTVMVVDDDIPNLTVMGLLLKKIGYEAITINNGWDALSAIQEKMPDLILLDLMMTPIDGWQVLDELKKAGLDGVPVMLFTAKYIRDEEIAPYKDDIVLILQKPVSFKELEATLQDYFSKTS
- a CDS encoding potassium channel family protein, translated to MGTDDQRFRLYLGILLLVFLVGSLGLAALEGLSLFEAVYFIIVTIATVGYGDIVPKTDAGRTLVLLLILAGVGTFLTVIAYIIDMTVSRSNQQARKKKIGMLIGVFFSELGVPCIYRLKDAVPSVLSGRDDLLIGDDWDARRFGAARKSLLGMECRCELGKIDLVALEQFLSRKRGVMIQLLQHPMLFEDEPFAEMITALSHFGDELSARRDLRDLSEPDLMHLSRDCERVVLHLLIGWLDYMEYLKNHYPYLFSLSVRTNPFDPHASAEIAS